From a region of the Verrucomicrobiia bacterium genome:
- a CDS encoding ATP-binding protein: MPSIKWRLQLWYGLILLAVLAGFGVLAFQQERGRLFQRIDGELQRRVSAIAGALRPPAALRNAAGQPPFPQPPPAGSAEPALPDDGPLPPWERMRRRTFQLPEPQAHLFDESGPNGFYYVVWARDGHELSHSTNAPEQALVLPVRGPVAAPEREALPADGRRRFPGEPEPAQLRGTFREVTVVTPPGEIIRIGRSVVAELLELRRTAWKLAGMGGGVWLLGLAGGWWIATRAIRPIDRISETAARISRGDLSQRIDISGAGSELGRLAAVLNDTFARLEAAFARQQQFTSDAAHELRTPVSVILTQTQSTLSRERPPAEYRETLEACQRAAQRMRKLIESLLELARLDAGPDVDRRQPLDLAQVVEESVALVQSLAADRRVRLHVALSPAPCHGNADHLTLVVTNLLTNAIHYNREGGEVRIITALEDRHAVVTVADTGIGIAAEHVPHIFGRFYRADAARTAAQGRTGLGLAITKSIVEVHGGTIEVTSEPGRGSSFKVRLPV; the protein is encoded by the coding sequence GTGCCCTCCATCAAGTGGCGGCTGCAGCTCTGGTATGGCCTGATTTTGCTGGCCGTGCTGGCCGGGTTTGGCGTGCTGGCGTTTCAACAGGAACGCGGCCGGCTGTTCCAGCGCATCGATGGCGAACTGCAGCGGCGGGTCAGCGCCATCGCCGGTGCGCTGCGACCTCCGGCGGCATTGCGTAATGCGGCCGGCCAGCCGCCTTTTCCGCAGCCGCCCCCGGCCGGATCAGCGGAACCGGCGCTGCCGGATGATGGTCCGTTGCCGCCGTGGGAGCGAATGCGTCGCCGGACGTTCCAGCTGCCGGAACCGCAGGCGCATCTCTTCGATGAATCCGGCCCAAACGGATTTTATTACGTCGTCTGGGCGCGCGATGGCCATGAGTTGAGCCACTCCACGAATGCGCCCGAACAGGCGTTGGTGTTGCCGGTGCGCGGACCGGTGGCGGCGCCTGAACGGGAGGCGCTGCCGGCGGACGGGCGACGGCGGTTTCCGGGCGAACCTGAGCCGGCGCAGTTGCGGGGAACATTCCGTGAAGTCACGGTCGTGACCCCGCCGGGAGAAATCATCCGCATCGGTCGTTCCGTGGTGGCGGAATTGTTGGAGTTGCGGCGCACGGCGTGGAAGCTCGCCGGCATGGGCGGCGGCGTCTGGCTTCTCGGGCTGGCCGGCGGCTGGTGGATTGCGACGCGGGCCATCCGGCCCATCGACCGCATCAGCGAAACGGCCGCGCGCATTTCGCGTGGCGATTTATCGCAACGAATCGACATCAGCGGGGCCGGGAGTGAACTGGGCCGCCTGGCTGCCGTTTTGAATGACACCTTTGCCCGGCTCGAAGCGGCGTTTGCCCGGCAGCAACAGTTCACCTCCGACGCCGCTCATGAGTTGCGCACGCCTGTTTCGGTGATTCTCACCCAGACGCAATCCACGTTGAGCCGTGAACGTCCGCCGGCGGAATATCGGGAAACCCTCGAAGCCTGTCAGCGGGCGGCCCAGCGCATGCGCAAGCTCATCGAATCGTTGCTCGAACTGGCGCGTCTCGATGCCGGCCCGGACGTGGATCGGCGCCAGCCGTTGGACCTGGCCCAGGTGGTGGAAGAATCCGTGGCGCTGGTGCAGTCGCTTGCGGCAGATCGGCGTGTCCGCCTGCACGTTGCATTGTCGCCGGCACCGTGTCACGGCAACGCGGATCACTTGACGCTGGTTGTGACGAACCTGCTGACGAATGCGATTCACTATAACCGCGAGGGTGGCGAGGTGCGCATCATCACGGCCCTTGAAGATCGGCACGCGGTGGTCACTGTTGCGGATACGGGGATTGGCATTGCGGCGGAACACGTGCCGCACATTTTCGGGCGGTTTTATCGGGCGGACGCGGCCCGCACGGCGGCGCAAGGCCGAACCGGCCTGGGCCTGGCCATCACCAAATCCATCGTCGAGGTGCACGGCGGAACCATCGAAGTCACCAGCGAACCCGGCCGGGGAAGTTCATTCAAGGTGCGGTTGCCGGTTTAG
- a CDS encoding response regulator transcription factor — protein sequence MRLLIVEDEPDLRSGLTRALRDEGYAVDAVDNGEDGLFNAESTGYDAVILDVMLPRLDGWEVLRRLRRSKQTPVLMLTARDQSRDRVKGLDTGADDYVVKPFDLPELLARLRALIRRGAGRTTNTIVLGDITIDTAARTVTVVGRGVELTAREYALVEFLALHRGEVVTRTQLYEHLFDENDSTLSNLLDVHVSNVRKKLGAGFITTRRGHGYCIE from the coding sequence ATGCGACTCCTGATTGTGGAAGATGAACCCGACCTGCGCAGCGGTTTGACGCGCGCCTTGCGCGATGAGGGTTACGCGGTCGACGCCGTGGACAACGGCGAGGACGGTCTCTTCAACGCGGAAAGCACCGGTTACGACGCCGTGATTCTGGATGTCATGCTGCCGCGGCTCGACGGTTGGGAGGTGTTGCGCCGGCTTCGCCGCTCCAAACAAACTCCGGTGCTCATGCTAACCGCCCGCGATCAATCGCGCGACCGGGTGAAGGGGCTCGACACGGGGGCGGATGATTACGTCGTCAAACCATTTGACCTGCCCGAACTGCTGGCCCGGTTACGTGCGCTCATTCGCCGCGGCGCCGGCAGAACCACAAACACCATCGTTCTCGGTGACATCACCATCGACACGGCCGCGCGCACGGTGACGGTGGTGGGCCGGGGGGTCGAGCTTACCGCCCGCGAATATGCGCTCGTCGAGTTTCTCGCGCTGCATCGGGGCGAGGTGGTGACGCGCACGCAGCTTTACGAGCACCTGTTCGATGAGAACGACAGCACGTTGTCCAACCTGCTTGACGTGCACGTTTCCAATGTGCGCAAAAAACTGGGCGCGGGCTTCATCACCACCCGGCGCGGCCACGGCTACTGCATCGAATGA